The following proteins are encoded in a genomic region of Canis lupus familiaris isolate Mischka breed German Shepherd chromosome 6, alternate assembly UU_Cfam_GSD_1.0, whole genome shotgun sequence:
- the LOC102157295 gene encoding uncharaterized LOC112694756 homolog isoform X5 encodes MRTRPGQWQRETAFSVQQWRESLADGGCEGGGWPPRVPRGRAAGGGIWASAAAVAAPPESPWQRPEAAGAPGRCGRRGPLDERGAESANWPWPGESSSWTDWPCPDPWTPRAAAQTAAPPAGSKAPPGPRTVAGPVQKPAISLCLAQPTAWMPAAPSPPKLSLCKD; translated from the exons ATGAGGACCCGACCCGGGCAGTGGCAGCGGGAAACCGCCTTTTCGGTTCAGCAATGGCGGGAAAGCCTGGCGGACGGCGGCTGTGAGGGGGGCGGGTGGCCGCCGAGGGTCCCGCGGGGCAGAGCCGCGGGAGGAGGAATCTGGGCCTCGGCGGCCGCCGTAGCAGCGCCGCCGGAATCCCCATGGCAACGGCCTGAAGCAGCGGGAGCTCCTGGGCGGTGCGGCCGCCGCGGCCCATTGGACGAGCGCGGCGCGGAATCCGCGAACTGGCCGTGGCCGGGAGAGAGCAG CTCCTGGACTGACTGGCCCTGTCCTGACCCATGGAC GCCCAGGGCTGCTGCACAGActgcagctccccctgcaggAAGCAAGGCGCCTCCAGGCCCCAGGACTGTTGCTGGACCTGTGCAGAAGCCTGCGATTTCCCTCTGCCTAGCCCAGCCCACTGCCTGGATGcctgctgcccccagcccaccGAAGCT ATCCCTGTGCAAAGATTGA
- the LOC102157295 gene encoding uncharaterized LOC112694756 homolog isoform X3, whose protein sequence is MDASSSPWNPTPASVSSPSLLLPIPAIVFIAVGIYLLLLGVVLLIRHCLLAQGCCTDCSSPCRKQGASRPQDCCWTCAEACDFPLPSPAHCLDACCPQPTEAVSSPPSPDPLNPDLDTLRTFFCWWCSTTLIAEHLLWAGPSSRGLGWLETAKDSINLERRKQGGSWDGCVTWRAYNGF, encoded by the exons ATGGAC GCCTCCTCTAGCCCGTGGAATCCAACCCCGGCTTCCGTCAGCAGTCCTTCCTTGCTGCTCCCCATCCCTGCCATCGTGTTCATCGCTGTGGGCATCTATTTGTTGCTGCTCGGCGTAGTGCTGCTGATTAGGCACTGCCTGCTG GCCCAGGGCTGCTGCACAGActgcagctccccctgcaggAAGCAAGGCGCCTCCAGGCCCCAGGACTGTTGCTGGACCTGTGCAGAAGCCTGCGATTTCCCTCTGCCTAGCCCAGCCCACTGCCTGGATGcctgctgcccccagcccaccGAAGCTGTGAGTTCTCCTCCCAGCCCTGACCCCCTGAACCCTGACCTGGACACTCTCCGCACATTCTTTTGTTGGTGGTGTTCAACAACACTGATCGCTGAGCACCTACTCTGGGCTGGGCCCAGTTCCAGAGGACTGGGTTGGTTGGAGACAGCCAAAGACAGCATAAActtggagagaagaaaacagggtGGCAGCTGGGACGGGTGTGTAACATGGAGGGCATACAATGGCTTCTGA
- the LOC102157295 gene encoding uncharaterized LOC112694756 homolog isoform X1, whose translation MATWCRGIRDDRYVWRSILSGRSTSLGKFSNDQQASSSPWNPTPASVSSPSLLLPIPAIVFIAVGIYLLLLGVVLLIRHCLLAQGCCTDCSSPCRKQGASRPQDCCWTCAEACDFPLPSPAHCLDACCPQPTEAVSSPPSPDPLNPDLDTLRTFFCWWCSTTLIAEHLLWAGPSSRGLGWLETAKDSINLERRKQGGSWDGCVTWRAYNGF comes from the exons ATGGCAACGTGGTGCAGAGGAATCAGAGATGATAGATATGTATGGAGAAGCATTCTGAGCGGAAGATCAACAAGTCTTGGAAAGTTCTCCAATGACCAACAG GCCTCCTCTAGCCCGTGGAATCCAACCCCGGCTTCCGTCAGCAGTCCTTCCTTGCTGCTCCCCATCCCTGCCATCGTGTTCATCGCTGTGGGCATCTATTTGTTGCTGCTCGGCGTAGTGCTGCTGATTAGGCACTGCCTGCTG GCCCAGGGCTGCTGCACAGActgcagctccccctgcaggAAGCAAGGCGCCTCCAGGCCCCAGGACTGTTGCTGGACCTGTGCAGAAGCCTGCGATTTCCCTCTGCCTAGCCCAGCCCACTGCCTGGATGcctgctgcccccagcccaccGAAGCTGTGAGTTCTCCTCCCAGCCCTGACCCCCTGAACCCTGACCTGGACACTCTCCGCACATTCTTTTGTTGGTGGTGTTCAACAACACTGATCGCTGAGCACCTACTCTGGGCTGGGCCCAGTTCCAGAGGACTGGGTTGGTTGGAGACAGCCAAAGACAGCATAAActtggagagaagaaaacagggtGGCAGCTGGGACGGGTGTGTAACATGGAGGGCATACAATGGCTTCTGA
- the LOC102157295 gene encoding uncharaterized LOC112694756 homolog isoform X4: MTLYPPFGGCSSPLISDTSAVPPWYFCVPGPVAPPTSLSPLPPVLVQASSSPWNPTPASVSSPSLLLPIPAIVFIAVGIYLLLLGVVLLIRHCLLAQGCCTDCSSPCRKQGASRPQDCCWTCAEACDFPLPSPAHCLDACCPQPTEAIPVQRLISFANF; the protein is encoded by the exons ATGACTCTCTACCCCCCATTTGGTGGCTGCTCCTCCCCTCTCATCTCAGACACCTCTGCTGTCCCCCCTTGGTATTTCTGTGTTCCTGGACCCGtggcccctcccacctccttgtCACCCCTTCCTCCTGTGCTTGTCCAGGCCTCCTCTAGCCCGTGGAATCCAACCCCGGCTTCCGTCAGCAGTCCTTCCTTGCTGCTCCCCATCCCTGCCATCGTGTTCATCGCTGTGGGCATCTATTTGTTGCTGCTCGGCGTAGTGCTGCTGATTAGGCACTGCCTGCTG GCCCAGGGCTGCTGCACAGActgcagctccccctgcaggAAGCAAGGCGCCTCCAGGCCCCAGGACTGTTGCTGGACCTGTGCAGAAGCCTGCGATTTCCCTCTGCCTAGCCCAGCCCACTGCCTGGATGcctgctgcccccagcccaccGAAGCT ATCCCTGTGCAAAGATTGATTTCTTTTGCCAACTTCTGA
- the LOC102157295 gene encoding uncharaterized LOC112694756 homolog isoform X2 — MTLYPPFGGCSSPLISDTSAVPPWYFCVPGPVAPPTSLSPLPPVLVQASSSPWNPTPASVSSPSLLLPIPAIVFIAVGIYLLLLGVVLLIRHCLLAQGCCTDCSSPCRKQGASRPQDCCWTCAEACDFPLPSPAHCLDACCPQPTEAGWGPRCPRCCPLCDCACACQLPDCQSLNCLCFEIKLR, encoded by the exons ATGACTCTCTACCCCCCATTTGGTGGCTGCTCCTCCCCTCTCATCTCAGACACCTCTGCTGTCCCCCCTTGGTATTTCTGTGTTCCTGGACCCGtggcccctcccacctccttgtCACCCCTTCCTCCTGTGCTTGTCCAGGCCTCCTCTAGCCCGTGGAATCCAACCCCGGCTTCCGTCAGCAGTCCTTCCTTGCTGCTCCCCATCCCTGCCATCGTGTTCATCGCTGTGGGCATCTATTTGTTGCTGCTCGGCGTAGTGCTGCTGATTAGGCACTGCCTGCTG GCCCAGGGCTGCTGCACAGActgcagctccccctgcaggAAGCAAGGCGCCTCCAGGCCCCAGGACTGTTGCTGGACCTGTGCAGAAGCCTGCGATTTCCCTCTGCCTAGCCCAGCCCACTGCCTGGATGcctgctgcccccagcccaccGAAGCT gGCTGGGGCCCTCGCTGCCCTCGCTGCTGCCCACTCTGTGACTGTGCTTGTGCGTGCCAACTTCCTGACTGCCAGAGCCTCAACTGTCTCTGCTTCGAGATCAAGCTCCGATGA
- the ALDOA gene encoding fructose-bisphosphate aldolase A has translation MPYQYPALTPEQKKELSDIAHRIVAPGKGILAADESTGSIAKRLQSIGTENTEENRRFYRQLLLTADDRVNPCIGGVILFHETLYQKTDDGRPFPQVIKSKGGVVGIKVDKGVVPLAGTNGETTTQGLDGLSERCAQYKKDGADFAKWRCVLKIGEHTPSALAIMENANVLARYASICQQNGIVPIVEPEILPDGDHDLKRCQYVTEKVLAAVYKALSDHHIYLEGTLLKPNMVTPGHACTHKYSHEEIAMATVTALRRTVPPAVTGITFLSGGQSEEEASINLNAINKCPLLKPWALTFSYGRALQASALKAWGGKKENLKAAQEEYIKRALANSLACQGKYTPSGQAGAAASESLFISNHAY, from the exons ATGCCCTACCAATACCCAGCGCTGACCCCGGAGCAGAAGAAGGAGCTTTCTGACATCGCTCACCGCATTGTGGCTCCGGGCAAGGGCATCCTGGCTGCAGATGAGTCCACTG GGAGCATCGCCAAGCGGCTGCAGTCCATTGGCACTGAGAACACGGAGGAGAACCGGCGCTTCTACCGCCAGCTGTTGCTGACCGCCGACGACCGTGTAAACCCCTGCATTGGGGGTGTCATCCTATTCCACGAGACACTGTACCAGAAGACCGACGATGGGCGTCCTTTCCCCCAAGTTATCAAATCCAAGGGTGGTGTTGTAGGCATCAAG GTGGACAAAGGTGTGGTACCCCTGGCAGGAACAAATGGCGAGACTACCACTCAAG GGCTGGATGGGCTGTCTGAGCGCTGTGCCCAGTACAAGAAGGATGGGGCTGACTTTGCCAAGTGGCGCTGTGTGCTGAAAATTGGGGAACACACTCCCTCAGCCCTTGCGATCATGGAAAATGCCAACGTTCTGGCCCGTTATGCCAGCATCTGCCAGCAG AATGGCATCGTGCCCATTGTGGAGCCTGAGATCCTCCCCGATGGGGACCATGACTTGAAGCGCTGTCAGTATGTAACTGAGAAG GTGCTGGCTGCTGTCTACAAGGCTCTGAGTGACCACCACATCTACCTGGAAGGCACTTTGCTGAAGCCCAATATGGTAACCCCAGGCCATGCCTGCACCCATAAATATTCTCATGAGGAGATTGCCATGGCAACTGTCACAGCACTGCGCCGCACAGTACCCCCCGCTGTTACTG GGATCACCTTCCTATCAGGCGGCCAGAGTGAGGAGGAGGCATCCATCAACCTCAATGCCATCAACAAGTGCCCCCTGCTGAAGCCATGGGCCCTGACCTTCTCCTATGGCCGAGCCCTACAGGCTTCTGCCCTGAAGGCCTGGGGTGGAAAGAAGGAGAACCTGAAGGCTGCCCAGGAAGAGTATATCAAGCGAGCCCTG GCCAACAGCCTCGCCTGTCAAGGAAAGTACACCCCAAGTGGTCAGGCCGGGGCTGCAGCCAGCgagtccctcttcatctctaacCACGCCTACTAA
- the PPP4C gene encoding serine/threonine-protein phosphatase 4 catalytic subunit isoform X1, whose translation MAEISDLDRQIEQLRRCELIKESEVKALCAKAREILVEESNVQRVDSPVTVCGDIHGQFYDLKELFRVGGDVPETNYLFMGDFVDRGFYSVETFLLLLALKVRYPDRITLIRGNHESRQITQVYGFYDECLRKYGSVTVWRYCTEIFDYLSLSAIIDGKIFCVHGGLSPSIQTLDQIRTIDRKQEVPHDGPMCDLLWSDPEDTTGWGVSPRGAGYLFGSDVVAQFNAANDIDMICRAHQLVMEGYKWHFNETVLTVWSAPNYCYRCGNVAAILELDEHLQKDFIIFEAAPQETRGIPSKKPVADYFL comes from the exons ATGGCGGAGATCAGCGACCTGGACCGGCAGATCGAGCAACTGCGGCGCTGCGAGCTCATCAAAGAGAGCGAAGTCAAGGCCCTGTGCGCTAAGGCCAG AGAGATCTTGGTAGAGGAGAGCAACGTACAGAGGGTGGACTCGCCAGTCACA GTATGCGGTGACATCCACGGACAATTCTATGACCTCAAGGAGCTGTTCAGA GTGGGTGGCGACGTCCCAGAGACCAACTACCTCTTCATGGGAGACTTTGTGGATCGTGGTTTCTACAGCGTCGAAACGTTCCTCCTGCTGCTGGCACTGAAG GTTCGCTATCCTGACCGCATCACCCTGATCCGGGGCAACCACGAGAGCCGCCAGATCACCCAGGTCTATGGCTTCTATGACGAGTGTCTGCGTAAATACGGCTCGGTGACTGTGTGGCGCTACTGCACAGAGATCTTTGACTACCTCAGCCTGTCGGCCATCATCGATGGCAAG ATCTTTTGTGTGCACGGGGGTCTCTCCCCCTCCATCCAGACCCTGGACCAGATCCGGACCATTGACCGAAAGCAAGAGGTGCCCCATGACGGGCCCATGTGTGACCTGCTCTGGTCTGACCCTGAAG ACACAACAGGCTGGGGTGTGAGCCCCCGCGGGGCTGGCTACCTGTTTGGCAGTGACGTGGTGGCCCAGTTCAATGCAGCCAACGACATTGACATGATCTGCCGCGCCCATCAACTGGTGATGGAAGGTTACAAGTGGCACTTCAATGAGACTGTGCTCACTGTGTGGTCTGCACCCAACTATTGCTACCG CTGTGGGAATGTGGCAGCCATCTTGGAGCTGGATGAGCATCTCCAGAAAGATTTCATCATCTTCGAGGCTGCTCCCCAAGAGACCCGGGGCATCCCCTCCAAGAAGCCCGTGGCCGATTATTTCCTGTGA
- the PPP4C gene encoding serine/threonine-protein phosphatase 4 catalytic subunit isoform X2: MGDFVDRGFYSVETFLLLLALKVRYPDRITLIRGNHESRQITQVYGFYDECLRKYGSVTVWRYCTEIFDYLSLSAIIDGKIFCVHGGLSPSIQTLDQIRTIDRKQEVPHDGPMCDLLWSDPEDTTGWGVSPRGAGYLFGSDVVAQFNAANDIDMICRAHQLVMEGYKWHFNETVLTVWSAPNYCYRCGNVAAILELDEHLQKDFIIFEAAPQETRGIPSKKPVADYFL; this comes from the exons ATGGGAGACTTTGTGGATCGTGGTTTCTACAGCGTCGAAACGTTCCTCCTGCTGCTGGCACTGAAG GTTCGCTATCCTGACCGCATCACCCTGATCCGGGGCAACCACGAGAGCCGCCAGATCACCCAGGTCTATGGCTTCTATGACGAGTGTCTGCGTAAATACGGCTCGGTGACTGTGTGGCGCTACTGCACAGAGATCTTTGACTACCTCAGCCTGTCGGCCATCATCGATGGCAAG ATCTTTTGTGTGCACGGGGGTCTCTCCCCCTCCATCCAGACCCTGGACCAGATCCGGACCATTGACCGAAAGCAAGAGGTGCCCCATGACGGGCCCATGTGTGACCTGCTCTGGTCTGACCCTGAAG ACACAACAGGCTGGGGTGTGAGCCCCCGCGGGGCTGGCTACCTGTTTGGCAGTGACGTGGTGGCCCAGTTCAATGCAGCCAACGACATTGACATGATCTGCCGCGCCCATCAACTGGTGATGGAAGGTTACAAGTGGCACTTCAATGAGACTGTGCTCACTGTGTGGTCTGCACCCAACTATTGCTACCG CTGTGGGAATGTGGCAGCCATCTTGGAGCTGGATGAGCATCTCCAGAAAGATTTCATCATCTTCGAGGCTGCTCCCCAAGAGACCCGGGGCATCCCCTCCAAGAAGCCCGTGGCCGATTATTTCCTGTGA
- the TBX6 gene encoding T-box transcription factor TBX6, which translates to MYHPRELYPSLGTGYRLGPPQPGTDSSFPPALAEGYRYPDLDTPKLDCFLSGIEAASCTLAAPPALPPLPPALGTEQAPPAPEVLHSLPGVSLSLDNRELWKEFSSVGTEMIITKAGRRMFPACRVSVTGLDPEARYLFLLDVVPVDGARYRWQGRRWEPSGKAEPRLPDRVYIHPDSPATGAHWMRQPVSFHRVKLTNSTLDPHGHLILHSMHKYQPRIHLVRAAQLCSQHWGGVASFRFPETTFISVTAYQNPRITQLKIAANPFAKGFRENGRNCKRERDARVKRKLRVPEPIAAEAYGSGDPPGGPCDSTLGGDVRESDPEQPPAPREAAPTPAPRCGGPSAEAYLLHPAAFHGAPSHLPTRNPSFPEAPDSGRPAPYSAAFLELQPGPGGSGYPAAAPTAPFPSHFLQGGPFPLAYPGPGAYLDVGSKPMY; encoded by the exons ATGTACCATCCACGGGAGTTGTACCCCTCCCTGGGGACAGGCTACCGCCTTGGGCCCCCCCAGCCTGGGACAGATTCCAGCTTCCCGCCTGCCCTGGCAGAGGGCTACCGCTACCCTG ATCTGGACACTCCCAAGTTGGATTGCTTCCTCTCCGGGATTGAAGCTGCTTCCTGCACCCTGGccgctcccccagccctgcccccgctacccccagccctgggcactgagcaggcccccccagccccagaggtCCTTCATTCGCTCCCCGGAGTCAGCCTGAGCCTGGACAACCGGGAGCTGTGGAAAGAGTTCAGTTCTGTGGGAACAGAGATGATCATCACCAAAGCTGGGAG GCGCATGTTCCCTGCTTGTCGAGTGTCAGTCACTGGCCTGGACCCTGAGGCCCGCTACCTGTTCCTTCTGGATGTGGTTCCAGTGGATGGGGCTCGCTACCGCTGGCAGGGCCGGCGCTGGGAGCCCAGTGGCAAGGCGGAGCCCCGCCTGCCGGACCGAGTCTACATTCATCCCGACTCTCCAGCCACTGGTGCCCACTGGATGCGGCAGCCTGTGTCTTTCCATCGTGTCAAGCTCACCAACAGCACCCTGGACCCCCACGGCCAT CTGATCTTGCACTCCATGCATAAGTACCAGCCCCGCATCCACCTGGTGCGGGCAGCCCAGCTTTGCAGCCAACACTGGGGCGGTGTCGCCTCCTTCCGCTTCCCCGAGACCACATTCATCTCGGTGACAGCCTACCAGAACCCCAGG ATCACACAGCTGAAGATCGCAGCCAATCCCTTTGCCAAGGGCTTCCGGGAGAATGGCAGAAACTGTAAGAG GGAGCGAGATGCCCGTGTGAAGAGGAAACTGCGGGTCCCAGAGCCAATAGCTGCAGAGGCCTATGGGAGTGGAG ATCCGCCAGGCGGACCCTGTGATTCCACACTGGGGGGGGACGTCCGTGAGTCGGATCCAGAGCAGCCCCCGGCCCCTCGTGAAGctgctcccaccccagctcctcgGTGTGGTGGTCCCAGTGCCGAAGCCTACCTCCTGCACCCTGCAGCCTTCCACGGAGCGCCCAGTCACCTTCCAACCAG GAACCCCAGCTTCCCCGAGGCTCCAGACTCAGGGCGTCCGGCCCCCTACTCAGCTGCATTCCTGGAGCTGCAGCCTGGGCCAGGGGGCTCAGGATACCCAGCAGCTGCACCAACGGCACCCTTCCCCTCGCACTTCCTCCAGGGGGGCCCCTTCCCCCTTGCCTACCCTGGTCCTGGGGCTTACCTGGATGTGGGCTCCAAACCAATGTACTGA
- the YPEL3 gene encoding protein yippee-like 3 isoform X2: MVRISKPKTFQAYLDDCHRRYSCAHCRAHLANHDDLISKSFQGSQGRAYLFNSVVNVGCGPAEERVLLTGLHAVADIHCENCKTTLGWKYEQAFESSQKYKEGKYIIELNHMIKDNGWD, from the exons aTGGTGCGGATTTCAAAGCCCAAGACGTTTCAGGCCTACTTGGATGACTGTCACCGGAGGTATAGCTGTGCCCACTGCCGCGCTCACCTGGCCAACCACGACGACCTCATCTCCAAG TCCTTCCAGGGCAGTCAGGGGCGTGCCTACCTCTTCAACTCTGT GGTGAACGTGGGCTGCGGGCCAGCCGAGGAGCGGGTGCTGCTGACAGGCCTCCATGCTGTTGCTGACATCCACTGCGAGAACTGCAAGACAACTTTGGGCTGGAAATAT GAACAGGCCTTCGAGAGCAGCCAGAAGTACAAAGAGGGGAAGTACATCATTGAACTCAACCACATGATCAAAGACAACGGCTGGGACTGA
- the YPEL3 gene encoding protein yippee-like 3 isoform X1, which translates to MCVAQALTAHSLPSLQALGSLCSPWAAPRVGPLPPAPAMVRISKPKTFQAYLDDCHRRYSCAHCRAHLANHDDLISKSFQGSQGRAYLFNSVVNVGCGPAEERVLLTGLHAVADIHCENCKTTLGWKYEQAFESSQKYKEGKYIIELNHMIKDNGWD; encoded by the exons atgtgtgtgGCCCAGGCCCTGACAGCCCACTCACTCCCTTCCCTGCAGGCACtgggctccctctgctccccgtGGGCTGCTCCCCGCGTGGGGCCactgcccccggcccccgccaTGGTGCGGATTTCAAAGCCCAAGACGTTTCAGGCCTACTTGGATGACTGTCACCGGAGGTATAGCTGTGCCCACTGCCGCGCTCACCTGGCCAACCACGACGACCTCATCTCCAAG TCCTTCCAGGGCAGTCAGGGGCGTGCCTACCTCTTCAACTCTGT GGTGAACGTGGGCTGCGGGCCAGCCGAGGAGCGGGTGCTGCTGACAGGCCTCCATGCTGTTGCTGACATCCACTGCGAGAACTGCAAGACAACTTTGGGCTGGAAATAT GAACAGGCCTTCGAGAGCAGCCAGAAGTACAAAGAGGGGAAGTACATCATTGAACTCAACCACATGATCAAAGACAACGGCTGGGACTGA